A genomic region of Pseudomonas sp. MPC6 contains the following coding sequences:
- a CDS encoding pyrroline-5-carboxylate reductase dimerization domain-containing protein: protein MFEAPTIGIIGGSGWLGRSIALAMLDKDFVQPDALVLSNRSASHPFADSRWSQVPVTHDNQALVRRCEVVILSVRPEQFSDLQICAENRLVISLMAGVPLEDVARRTGSRQVIRAMPNAAAEIGKSYTPWLVTPQVTDQQKTFALRLFETFGSADQVFSESHLNYLTALVGTGPAYPALLARTLFEHAVNSGLPPDVARRAAHAVVVDASQLIGNGHSVDELLRALISYRGVTAAGLEAMIAGGFDTTIKAGLEAATSAASSMNPFARSADTIEGPMTR from the coding sequence ATGTTCGAAGCGCCCACGATAGGCATTATCGGTGGATCGGGATGGCTTGGCCGCTCGATAGCCCTGGCGATGCTCGACAAGGATTTTGTCCAGCCCGATGCGTTGGTGCTGTCGAACCGCAGCGCCAGCCACCCGTTCGCGGATTCCAGGTGGTCGCAGGTGCCGGTCACGCATGACAACCAGGCGCTGGTGCGACGTTGTGAAGTGGTCATCCTGTCCGTGCGCCCCGAGCAGTTTTCCGACCTGCAGATTTGCGCTGAAAACCGCCTGGTGATTTCCCTGATGGCCGGCGTGCCCCTGGAAGACGTGGCGCGGCGGACCGGCAGTCGGCAGGTGATACGCGCCATGCCCAATGCCGCGGCGGAAATCGGCAAGTCCTATACGCCCTGGTTGGTCACGCCGCAGGTTACCGACCAGCAGAAAACCTTTGCCCTGCGCCTGTTCGAAACCTTCGGCAGCGCCGATCAAGTCTTCAGTGAAAGCCATTTGAACTACCTGACGGCACTGGTGGGAACCGGGCCCGCTTACCCGGCGTTGCTGGCTCGCACACTGTTCGAGCATGCCGTGAACAGTGGCTTGCCGCCTGACGTTGCCCGACGCGCAGCGCATGCCGTGGTGGTCGATGCCAGTCAGCTGATCGGCAACGGACACTCGGTCGACGAACTCTTGCGGGCGCTCATCAGTTACCGCGGCGTCACGGCGGCGGGCCTTGAAGCCATGATCGCCGGCGGCTTCGATACAACCATAAAAGCAGGCCTGGAAGCGGCGACCTCGGCCGCCAGTTCCATGAATCCGTTTGCCCGTTCTGCTGACACCATAGAAGGTCCAATGACGCGGTAG